From the genome of Flavobacterium ovatum, one region includes:
- a CDS encoding TonB-dependent receptor, producing MKKKNGFWKKTFPIMFFLLSFCVMNAQTLQNVKGKITGDGLPLPGVSVLIKGTTTGTVADFDGNYSINVKPNDILVFSYIGFVGKEFKVSNKSTINIDLVSKVSSLDEVVIVGYGTQRKKEVTGAVTRVKQEDVAKSATSDLGSALQGLIAGVNVTSSSGDPGAEANVQIRGLSSVLGSNRPLYVVDGIPYDINPNISMNEIETIDVLKDGASAAIYGTRGSAGVILITTKQPKIGIMKVKVDSYYGVQSNYRHMPVPTVEEKLYIEFINKNNLGGTVFGNSWTTIEANPTQLTNNSNFYDVIENDLAPIQSHNLSLSGGKDGLSYTINGGYFGQEGSLIKSNFERYNVRANTQYNKGNWKISTGMSARNEYTTNAPWGLILDAVRYNPYGVQVTADQVAIANTGGDANESSRLSYIGYKLQTTDKNARDYYDGNISAEYSFSKNFKYTARGAVSFDNATRITVNPAFIAYDNLGNLAPSQQSKIKNLSSRATKQTLEHIFNYNKKFGNHSLGLTGVYSAERYTYAEFYAEKFDLANNDYTTLNTANGLANAGTGAGNQWTQDRDTKVIGTLGRMQYNYKGKYLLSLSARRDGSSKFNAQHYQWFPSASLGWNVSDEDFFQPYKKYVSTFKTRMSRGTTGNSGIGDYSYNSVIVLNNDYVFGTGSDQNYIQGATQTQYANKNVKWETSVSTNLGFDFAFFNNKLTLTSDFYVTEKKDMLFPVLLAPSAGAGLGGDVVLNVGNMRNSGIEYALNYRTGKKFKHDLGINFTKNTNKVTKMSGTNKLLPFDGSTISGQDNDQDKVSYLAEGYVAGAFFLMKTDGIVNLNNLADYQKLEPTAKAGDLRYLDSNGDGKIDNDDRVFSGSGTPDFEIGLNYSGNYKDFDFSMQWYGSFGAEIINGGKALGYKSSNNKDLIYQWTLQNQTSQIPADRGPLHNNYRGWSDYWLEDGTFVRLRNVSLGYTVPKKVIDKMSLTKLRFFVSAQNPLRFSKYQGYDPEVGNNGLSTRGIDKGTIPQSSKFTAGMQFEF from the coding sequence ATGAAAAAAAAGAATGGATTTTGGAAAAAAACATTTCCAATAATGTTTTTTCTTCTAAGCTTTTGTGTAATGAATGCACAAACGCTTCAAAATGTAAAAGGTAAAATCACAGGTGATGGACTACCATTACCGGGTGTAAGTGTACTTATTAAAGGAACTACTACGGGAACGGTAGCAGATTTTGATGGTAATTATTCCATTAACGTTAAACCAAACGATATATTAGTATTTAGTTATATCGGTTTTGTTGGTAAAGAGTTTAAGGTAAGTAATAAATCTACTATCAATATAGATTTAGTTTCCAAAGTTTCTTCATTAGACGAAGTGGTAATTGTAGGATACGGAACGCAAAGAAAGAAAGAAGTTACAGGTGCCGTTACTCGTGTGAAACAAGAAGACGTTGCAAAATCAGCTACATCCGATTTAGGTTCTGCTTTACAAGGTTTGATTGCAGGTGTAAATGTAACATCAAGTTCTGGAGATCCAGGAGCAGAGGCAAATGTTCAAATTCGTGGATTGTCTTCTGTTTTGGGAAGCAATAGACCTTTATACGTTGTTGATGGTATTCCTTATGATATCAATCCAAACATTAGTATGAACGAAATTGAAACAATCGATGTTTTGAAAGATGGTGCTTCGGCTGCTATTTATGGAACTAGGGGTTCTGCAGGTGTAATTTTAATCACTACGAAGCAACCAAAAATTGGAATAATGAAAGTTAAAGTAGATAGTTACTATGGTGTTCAAAGTAATTACAGACATATGCCTGTTCCAACAGTTGAAGAAAAACTATATATTGAATTTATAAATAAAAATAACTTAGGTGGAACTGTATTTGGAAATTCGTGGACTACAATTGAAGCCAACCCAACACAATTAACAAACAATAGTAATTTTTATGATGTTATTGAAAATGATTTGGCTCCAATACAAAGTCATAATTTAAGTCTTTCTGGAGGAAAAGACGGTTTGTCTTATACAATTAATGGAGGTTACTTTGGTCAAGAAGGTTCCTTAATTAAATCAAATTTTGAACGTTATAATGTAAGAGCCAATACCCAATACAATAAAGGTAATTGGAAAATCTCTACAGGTATGTCTGCAAGGAATGAATATACAACAAATGCTCCATGGGGATTGATCCTAGATGCTGTACGATATAATCCTTATGGTGTACAAGTAACAGCCGATCAGGTTGCAATTGCAAATACCGGTGGAGATGCAAATGAATCAAGTCGTTTGTCATATATAGGGTATAAGTTGCAAACTACTGATAAAAATGCCAGAGATTATTATGATGGTAACATAAGTGCTGAATATAGTTTTAGTAAAAATTTCAAATATACCGCTAGAGGAGCGGTTAGTTTTGATAATGCAACTAGAATTACAGTTAATCCAGCATTTATCGCCTATGACAACCTAGGGAACTTAGCACCAAGTCAACAATCAAAAATCAAAAATTTAAGTTCTAGAGCAACAAAGCAAACCTTGGAACACATTTTTAATTACAACAAAAAATTTGGAAACCACAGCTTAGGTTTAACTGGAGTGTATTCTGCAGAAAGATATACTTATGCTGAATTTTATGCAGAAAAATTTGACCTTGCAAATAATGATTATACTACTTTAAATACTGCTAACGGTCTTGCAAATGCAGGTACAGGAGCAGGTAATCAATGGACTCAAGATAGAGATACTAAAGTAATTGGTACTTTGGGTAGAATGCAATACAATTACAAAGGAAAATATCTTTTGAGTTTGAGTGCACGTCGTGATGGTTCTTCTAAATTTAATGCACAACACTACCAATGGTTTCCATCAGCTTCATTGGGTTGGAATGTATCTGATGAAGATTTTTTCCAACCGTATAAAAAGTATGTTTCTACTTTCAAAACTAGAATGAGTAGAGGAACAACTGGGAATTCAGGTATTGGTGATTACTCATACAATTCGGTTATCGTATTAAACAATGATTACGTTTTTGGAACAGGAAGCGATCAGAATTATATTCAAGGAGCAACACAAACACAATATGCAAACAAAAATGTAAAATGGGAGACTTCTGTATCTACCAACTTAGGTTTTGATTTTGCTTTCTTTAATAATAAATTAACCTTAACTTCTGATTTTTATGTAACGGAAAAGAAAGATATGTTGTTTCCGGTTTTATTGGCTCCATCTGCAGGTGCTGGTCTAGGCGGTGACGTAGTATTGAATGTAGGTAATATGAGAAATTCGGGTATTGAATATGCTTTAAACTACCGTACTGGAAAAAAATTCAAACATGATTTAGGAATCAACTTCACCAAAAACACCAATAAAGTTACCAAAATGAGTGGAACAAATAAGTTGTTACCATTTGACGGAAGTACTATTTCAGGACAAGATAATGATCAGGATAAAGTATCCTACTTGGCTGAAGGTTATGTAGCAGGTGCTTTTTTCTTAATGAAAACCGATGGAATTGTAAATTTAAATAATTTGGCTGATTACCAAAAATTAGAACCTACTGCGAAAGCGGGAGATTTACGTTATTTAGACTCCAATGGTGATGGGAAAATAGATAATGATGACCGTGTTTTCTCTGGAAGCGGAACTCCAGATTTTGAAATAGGTTTAAACTATTCGGGTAATTACAAAGATTTTGATTTTTCTATGCAATGGTATGGTTCTTTTGGAGCTGAAATTATAAATGGAGGTAAAGCGTTAGGATATAAATCTTCCAATAATAAAGATTTAATTTACCAATGGACTTTGCAAAACCAAACATCTCAAATACCTGCGGACAGAGGACCATTACATAATAATTATAGAGGTTGGTCAGATTATTGGTTAGAAGACGGAACTTTTGTAAGGCTTCGTAATGTCTCTCTAGGATATACGGTACCTAAAAAAGTAATAGATAAAATGAGCTTGACAAAATTACGCTTTTTTGTATCTGCTCAAAATCCACTTAGATTTTCTAAATACCAAGGATATGATCCTGAAGTAGGCAATAATGGATTAAGTACACGTGGTATCGACAAAGGTACTATTCCACAAAGTTCAAAATTCACTGCGGGTATGCAGTTTGAATTTTAG
- a CDS encoding RagB/SusD family nutrient uptake outer membrane protein, whose amino-acid sequence MKKHLYIKLLIAVGLTLSVSSCQKDWLDESNPNNISTNLFWKDTKDLQSGLTATYWSFANPRCYAVIQELARTDLAYANGYTRPSNTNPYYQQIFTNAENPINDKWTQNYTSIFRANQVITAAARIIPILTSSADIDLANKIVAQARFLRGFHYFILYHSFNGGKLPIFENIPENEADFSKPLQSAETVKKFFLDDLLYAAANLPANWTGKDKGRASAGAAEALIGQTYLYENNYKDAAPYFKRVIENYGYKLMPNIGSNFTTMDELNDESILEISYATGYTDNYNNYDSRDVASSGALQLQFTGASGTYFGAVVANWLIQEYRNEVMDTQDDRNYVTDKTTGNKRLRKFSLRTSWSVAVVDDIDMPYYLSEETGQGATFNVFMTTFWRKHTNWDITKGENILSPGKVRSAVNERLIRLGGIHLQYAECLLELGDTDGALAQINKVRKRSGVQLLGAIGSGEYPTNDHDNIVYTKETLKKHLRYKEYPLELSAEGYGCERNIDLRRWDGPTGKADRFKALAAKRYKALNFDVYTVVKLVPLTLQKTTRWSSIFVEVAPTDPLVNTVLNEFEQAAKNYNAAAHAYFPLPNGEIITNPTLYDITGK is encoded by the coding sequence ATGAAAAAACACTTATACATAAAACTATTGATAGCAGTAGGGCTTACCCTTAGTGTTAGTAGTTGTCAAAAAGACTGGTTGGATGAATCTAATCCAAACAATATTTCAACAAATTTGTTTTGGAAAGATACCAAAGATTTGCAATCTGGATTAACAGCCACTTATTGGTCTTTTGCAAATCCAAGATGCTACGCTGTTATACAGGAATTGGCACGTACAGATTTGGCTTATGCAAACGGATATACAAGACCTAGTAATACCAATCCGTATTATCAGCAAATTTTTACCAATGCGGAAAATCCGATTAATGATAAATGGACTCAGAATTACACCTCTATTTTTAGAGCTAATCAGGTAATTACTGCTGCCGCAAGAATTATCCCTATACTTACCTCTTCAGCAGACATTGATTTAGCCAATAAAATCGTAGCACAAGCTCGTTTTTTAAGAGGTTTTCATTATTTTATTCTTTATCACTCTTTTAATGGTGGTAAATTACCAATTTTTGAAAATATACCAGAAAATGAAGCTGATTTTTCTAAACCATTACAGAGCGCAGAAACGGTGAAAAAATTCTTTTTAGATGACCTACTTTATGCAGCGGCTAATTTACCCGCTAATTGGACAGGAAAAGACAAAGGAAGAGCATCTGCAGGTGCAGCGGAAGCTTTAATTGGTCAAACGTATTTATATGAAAATAATTATAAAGACGCAGCTCCTTATTTTAAAAGAGTTATTGAGAATTATGGTTATAAATTAATGCCAAATATTGGTAGTAACTTTACAACTATGGATGAGTTGAATGATGAATCTATTCTTGAAATATCCTATGCAACAGGTTATACAGATAATTACAATAATTATGATAGTAGAGACGTAGCGAGTTCTGGAGCATTACAATTACAATTTACTGGAGCTTCTGGAACTTATTTTGGAGCAGTTGTAGCTAACTGGTTGATCCAAGAATATAGAAATGAGGTAATGGACACGCAAGACGATAGAAATTATGTTACAGATAAAACAACTGGAAATAAACGTTTAAGAAAATTTAGTTTACGTACTTCTTGGTCAGTAGCAGTTGTTGATGATATTGATATGCCCTATTATCTAAGTGAAGAAACAGGTCAAGGAGCAACTTTTAATGTTTTTATGACTACTTTTTGGAGAAAACACACCAATTGGGACATTACCAAAGGTGAAAATATTTTGTCACCAGGTAAAGTTCGCTCTGCAGTAAATGAAAGACTAATAAGATTAGGTGGTATTCATTTGCAATATGCAGAATGTTTATTAGAATTAGGAGATACAGATGGTGCTTTGGCTCAAATTAACAAGGTTAGAAAACGATCAGGAGTACAATTATTGGGAGCAATAGGTTCTGGAGAATATCCAACTAACGATCATGACAATATTGTTTATACCAAAGAAACGTTGAAAAAGCATTTAAGATACAAAGAATATCCACTTGAATTATCTGCTGAAGGTTATGGTTGTGAAAGAAATATAGATTTAAGAAGATGGGATGGACCTACAGGAAAAGCGGATCGTTTTAAAGCACTAGCTGCTAAAAGATACAAAGCGTTAAACTTTGATGTTTACACCGTTGTAAAATTAGTTCCTTTAACGTTACAGAAAACGACAAGATGGTCGTCAATATTTGTTGAAGTTGCACCAACAGATCCATTAGTAAATACAGTCTTGAATGAGTTTGAACAAGCGGCTAAAAATTATAACGCAGCTGCTCATGCTTATTTCCCATTACCAAATGGTGAAATTATAACTAATCCAACATTGTATGATATTACGGGTAAATAA
- a CDS encoding LacI family DNA-binding transcriptional regulator — protein MKYITIKDIAKKLKISVSTVSRAFNDKADINAATKDLVLKTAKELGYRPNPIAKKLMQQRSYTIGIIVPEFVNAFFPKVIIGVQEIALEKGYQVLIAQSSECYETELKNIKTLEDSMVDGLIISLSSESKNTEYYQDLIRSGFPIVFFNRVNNQLNCSKILFNDYKWALFATEHLITEGYQNIVHLKGNEGISLSNERMRGFMDAHHKHKRSVDPTQIISTGFTIADGRRVALEIIKKGTIPDAIFAANDPVAIGAMQAFKENGFRIPDDIAFVGFTESQMATIIEPPLTSVAQPANEIGKAAAQILLEQIESKTSFKPRTITLNGELNIRASSIRKK, from the coding sequence ATGAAATACATTACTATTAAAGATATTGCCAAAAAATTAAAGATTTCGGTTTCTACCGTCTCCCGAGCCTTCAATGACAAAGCCGATATTAATGCTGCAACCAAAGATTTGGTCTTGAAAACAGCCAAAGAACTTGGATACCGCCCCAACCCTATTGCCAAAAAGTTAATGCAACAACGTTCGTACACCATCGGAATTATTGTTCCCGAATTTGTGAATGCATTTTTTCCAAAAGTGATTATTGGTGTGCAAGAAATTGCTTTGGAGAAAGGCTACCAAGTGTTGATTGCCCAATCTAGTGAATGCTATGAAACCGAATTAAAAAACATAAAAACGCTGGAAGACAGCATGGTTGACGGACTGATTATTTCCCTTTCGAGCGAAAGTAAAAATACCGAATATTACCAAGACCTTATTCGGTCGGGATTTCCTATTGTGTTTTTTAATCGGGTGAACAATCAATTAAACTGTTCGAAAATACTATTTAACGATTATAAGTGGGCGTTATTTGCTACGGAACATTTAATCACAGAAGGCTACCAAAACATTGTCCATTTAAAAGGAAATGAAGGTATCTCATTATCGAATGAAAGAATGAGAGGTTTTATGGATGCGCATCACAAACACAAAAGGAGTGTTGACCCAACTCAAATTATCTCCACAGGATTTACCATTGCAGACGGCCGAAGAGTGGCCTTAGAAATTATTAAAAAGGGTACTATTCCCGATGCCATTTTTGCGGCCAATGATCCTGTTGCTATTGGTGCGATGCAAGCATTCAAAGAAAATGGTTTTAGAATTCCGGATGATATTGCTTTTGTAGGTTTTACCGAATCACAAATGGCGACAATTATAGAACCGCCATTGACCTCTGTTGCACAACCTGCAAACGAAATTGGGAAAGCTGCTGCCCAAATTTTATTAGAACAAATAGAAAGTAAAACCAGTTTTAAACCGCGAACAATTACTTTGAATGGGGAGCTGAATATTCGAGCTTCTTCTATTCGAAAAAAATAA
- a CDS encoding sodium:solute symporter family protein, with protein MKSYFAAGGALPWWMSGLSLFMSFFSAGTFVVWGSIAYKSGWVAVSIQWTMAIAGFIIGMYIAPQWRKTNSLTVAEYITNRFGYKIQKVYTYLFLLISLFTTGAFLYPVAKILEVSTGIPITTSIISLGILILIYTAVGGLWAVIVTDVLQFVVLTAVVVIIVPLAFDKIGGVSTFIEKSPEHFFDLLNQEYSLSFIIAFGFYNLFFLAGNWAYVQRYTSVATPKDAQKVGWLFGALYTVSPLLWMLPPMIYHVVNPNLVGIESEGAYLLMCKEVLPAGMLGLMLVGMIFATSSSVNTTLNIAAGVFTNDLYKHFKPEANDVELMRVGKLSTVVLGLITIGVALVVPLLGGVVNFVLSLAAVTGGAMFLPPLWTIFSKKQTGTSMLSVTVLSLSITGFFKFIAPQLIDLALSRSMEMIVGVSVPMTLMLLSECYFYFSKQSNSSYDLYIEKMNVGENVYDDASDGSNKKGGRVIGIGVGLTGVMILVLGIIAAHGALIVTAMGVVVSLLGAFVVFKNKE; from the coding sequence ATGAAATCTTACTTTGCTGCTGGTGGTGCTTTGCCATGGTGGATGAGTGGATTGTCATTATTTATGAGTTTTTTCTCTGCTGGAACTTTTGTCGTTTGGGGTTCTATCGCTTACAAAAGTGGTTGGGTGGCCGTTAGTATTCAATGGACAATGGCCATTGCGGGTTTTATCATCGGTATGTATATTGCACCGCAATGGCGCAAAACCAATTCATTGACCGTAGCCGAATACATTACCAATCGTTTTGGGTATAAAATCCAAAAAGTATATACTTACTTATTTCTGCTAATATCGTTATTTACAACCGGTGCTTTTTTATATCCCGTTGCCAAAATACTAGAAGTCTCCACCGGAATCCCAATTACGACCAGTATTATTAGTTTGGGAATTTTAATATTAATCTACACCGCAGTCGGTGGATTATGGGCCGTAATTGTGACAGATGTGTTACAATTTGTGGTTTTGACAGCAGTAGTAGTAATTATTGTACCGCTAGCTTTTGATAAAATTGGAGGAGTAAGTACTTTTATCGAAAAATCTCCAGAACACTTTTTTGACCTATTAAACCAGGAATATTCGCTTTCTTTTATCATTGCTTTTGGATTTTACAATTTATTCTTTCTTGCAGGGAATTGGGCTTATGTACAGCGTTATACTTCGGTGGCTACTCCAAAAGATGCACAAAAAGTAGGTTGGTTGTTCGGAGCATTATATACTGTGAGTCCATTATTATGGATGTTGCCACCAATGATTTATCATGTTGTAAACCCTAATTTAGTGGGAATAGAATCAGAAGGTGCTTATTTATTGATGTGCAAAGAAGTTTTGCCAGCCGGAATGTTAGGTTTAATGCTCGTTGGGATGATTTTTGCAACCTCTAGTTCTGTAAACACAACTTTAAATATTGCCGCAGGTGTCTTTACCAACGACTTATACAAACACTTTAAACCCGAAGCAAATGATGTTGAACTCATGCGTGTGGGGAAATTATCGACCGTGGTTTTAGGATTGATTACCATCGGTGTGGCTTTAGTCGTTCCGTTATTGGGCGGTGTGGTCAACTTTGTTTTGAGCTTGGCTGCCGTTACTGGTGGCGCGATGTTTTTACCACCTTTGTGGACCATTTTCTCAAAAAAACAAACAGGTACAAGTATGCTATCAGTGACTGTTTTGTCTTTGTCTATCACTGGTTTTTTCAAATTTATAGCACCTCAATTAATCGATTTGGCCTTGAGTCGTAGTATGGAAATGATAGTTGGCGTGAGCGTACCCATGACTTTGATGTTGTTGTCTGAATGTTATTTTTACTTCAGTAAGCAATCCAATTCTTCTTATGATTTGTATATCGAAAAAATGAATGTTGGCGAAAATGTCTACGACGATGCTTCGGATGGGAGTAATAAAAAAGGAGGACGCGTGATTGGAATAGGTGTTGGACTAACAGGGGTTATGATACTAGTTTTGGGTATCATCGCTGCGCATGGTGCTTTGATAGTCACTGCTATGGGCGTTGTTGTCTCGCTTTTAGGTGCTTTTGTAGTATTTAAAAATAAAGAATAA
- a CDS encoding FAD-dependent oxidoreductase: MLQENFSQIARKNKTVITQSDLVVVGGGLAGVCAAIAAARDGIKVTLVQDRPVLGGNASSEVRLWTLGATSHMGNNNRWAREGGIIDEILVENLYRNKEGNALIFDTVLLEKVTNEKNIKLLLNTSVYEVEKSAPTTISKVHAFCSQNSTTYILEAKLFCDASGDGIVGFQAGAAFRMGAETKEEFGELFAPDQSYGELLGHTIYFYSKDSGAPVKYVAPEFALKDITEIPRYKSLSDKDFGCRLWWLEYGGRKDTIHESEDIKWELWKVVYGVWDYIKNSGEFPDAENLTLEWVGTIPGKRESRRFEGQYMIKQQDIIEQNEFEDAVSFGGWAVDLHPSDGVYDSRPGCTQYHSKGVYHIPLSTMVSKNIDNLFLAGRIISATHVAFGSTRVMATCAHMGQAVGFAAAQAIKQNSAPLQLLEKENLKQLQQTLSINGQSIPGIAIDENLNLIAEANVTASSTLALNTIDFDGEWTSLEVAVAQLLPLKANIKYSFKFFAKAKQATQITVQLRTASKSKNYTPDTILETKEIELHEGEQFIVIDFEASTSENQYAFVTFLSNENVSLQSSNSRYTGILSVFNGQNKAVNNTGKQTPPEDVGIDAFEFWIPFRRPKGQNIAMEISPALTDFATDNLTNGFVRPYGAANAWMAALNDKNPSLKIAWEVEKEVSELKLFLDPDYDHPMESTLMGHPEDVVPFCVRNYTIKNLDGTILFEKKNNYQAINSFTFDANFKTKGFLIELEQAHATVPVSVFELFCQ, from the coding sequence ATGTTACAAGAAAATTTTAGCCAGATTGCCAGAAAAAACAAAACAGTAATCACACAATCCGATTTGGTGGTGGTAGGAGGCGGACTTGCGGGTGTGTGTGCTGCTATTGCTGCCGCTCGTGACGGGATAAAAGTAACCTTAGTACAAGATCGTCCTGTTTTAGGCGGTAACGCTTCTAGTGAAGTGCGTTTGTGGACTTTGGGAGCAACTTCGCACATGGGAAACAACAACCGTTGGGCAAGAGAAGGTGGAATTATTGACGAAATTTTAGTCGAAAATTTATATCGAAATAAAGAAGGAAACGCACTTATTTTTGACACCGTTTTACTTGAGAAAGTAACGAATGAAAAAAACATTAAACTGTTGCTAAACACTTCTGTTTATGAAGTTGAAAAATCAGCTCCTACTACTATTAGTAAAGTGCATGCCTTCTGCAGCCAAAACTCGACAACTTATATTTTGGAAGCGAAACTGTTTTGTGATGCTTCTGGTGACGGAATCGTTGGGTTTCAAGCTGGAGCCGCTTTTAGAATGGGTGCAGAAACCAAAGAAGAATTTGGAGAGCTTTTTGCTCCTGATCAATCGTATGGAGAATTGTTAGGACATACAATCTACTTTTATAGTAAAGATTCGGGAGCGCCAGTTAAATATGTAGCGCCAGAATTTGCCTTAAAAGACATCACCGAAATTCCACGTTACAAATCACTGAGCGATAAAGATTTTGGTTGTCGTTTGTGGTGGTTGGAGTACGGCGGACGAAAAGATACCATTCACGAATCGGAAGATATTAAATGGGAATTATGGAAAGTTGTGTACGGAGTTTGGGATTATATCAAAAACTCAGGTGAATTTCCGGATGCCGAAAACTTAACTTTAGAATGGGTAGGAACGATACCAGGAAAGAGAGAAAGCCGCCGTTTTGAAGGACAGTATATGATTAAACAACAAGATATAATTGAACAAAATGAGTTTGAGGATGCCGTTTCCTTTGGTGGCTGGGCAGTCGATTTACACCCTTCAGATGGGGTGTATGATAGTCGTCCGGGTTGTACGCAATACCATTCCAAGGGGGTTTATCATATTCCACTGAGCACGATGGTTAGTAAAAATATTGATAATTTGTTCTTGGCAGGCCGCATCATCAGTGCCACTCACGTAGCTTTTGGTTCTACTCGAGTGATGGCAACTTGCGCACATATGGGACAAGCAGTTGGGTTTGCAGCCGCACAAGCCATCAAACAAAATAGTGCGCCATTACAATTGTTAGAAAAAGAAAATTTAAAACAATTGCAACAAACTTTAAGCATCAATGGGCAAAGTATTCCAGGAATTGCTATTGATGAAAATTTGAATTTAATTGCTGAGGCAAACGTAACCGCTTCTTCGACTTTGGCATTAAATACCATTGATTTTGATGGAGAATGGACCTCTCTAGAAGTTGCCGTTGCTCAACTATTACCTTTGAAAGCCAATATAAAATATAGCTTTAAATTTTTTGCGAAAGCGAAACAAGCGACACAAATTACGGTACAATTGCGTACGGCTTCTAAGTCGAAAAATTATACGCCTGATACTATTTTAGAAACTAAAGAAATTGAACTTCATGAAGGAGAACAATTTATTGTAATTGATTTTGAAGCGAGCACTAGCGAAAATCAATATGCTTTTGTTACTTTTTTATCGAATGAAAACGTAAGTCTTCAATCGAGTAATAGTCGTTATACCGGAATTTTATCAGTCTTTAATGGTCAAAATAAAGCCGTAAACAATACCGGAAAACAAACGCCACCAGAGGATGTTGGAATAGATGCATTCGAATTTTGGATTCCGTTTAGAAGACCAAAAGGACAAAATATTGCGATGGAAATCAGTCCAGCCTTGACCGATTTTGCTACGGACAATTTGACCAACGGTTTTGTACGTCCCTATGGTGCGGCAAATGCGTGGATGGCTGCACTAAACGACAAGAATCCAAGTTTAAAGATAGCCTGGGAGGTTGAAAAAGAAGTAAGCGAACTAAAACTTTTCCTAGACCCAGATTATGACCATCCGATGGAGTCAACTTTGATGGGGCATCCGGAAGATGTGGTTCCGTTTTGTGTTCGTAATTACACCATAAAAAATTTGGATGGTACTATTTTATTCGAAAAGAAAAATAATTACCAAGCCATCAACAGTTTTACATTCGATGCCAATTTTAAAACCAAAGGATTTTTAATTGAATTGGAACAAGCGCATGCAACCGTTCCTGTTTCGGTTTTTGAATTGTTTTGCCAATAA